The genomic segment accgacatataattttattctaattttaaaaatctaaaccaaaccaatatttaactttccttaattaaaagtatacataattgtttctttaatttggtttgctttttaatttaattttgattttttttttaaatgaaatattagatggaagattctgattggctgagagaagagggagtgaatggagaggttcactcGTATGgatgaacctaagtatttttcttttgaataaatgttaagaacgagaataattttttttttgtcaacagcttTAATTGATTAGCTTAAAACAACCAATGTGAAGGAACATCGTTACAATAAACCCAATAGCGGTTTGGCCCGTACTTTACGAGCCAAATTATCCGCTTTGGAATTAGCTTGGCGAGaaactaaaattaaagaaaaatcagaaaaaactCCTCTTATCATTCTGGATCTCTTCTAGGTACGTTGAGAAGGCGGGTCACTCTGCTGGAAAAGacatcatcttcaccaaatcggagCAGTCGGTTACAAACACCAcatctctcttgtttgcttCCATCATACACTTCATTGCCCACACCAAGGCTTCCACCTCTGCATGAAGAGCTGACAAGCTACGACGGAGGTTTGCAGCCCCCATAGTTGGCGAGGGGTCTTCATAGCGGGAACAAAACCACCCTATACCTGCAAAAATATCACTTTCCTTCCAAGAATCATCAATGAAACACCTGAGACCCGAATAACCCGTGGTGTGTACATGACCGATAGGGAGTGGTTGCGACTCATGTAGAAGTTCTAATTGAGCTGAAGTCCAAGCCTTTTCCTCACTCTCCGCAAGTTGTATAACATCTCTGGGATCCTTATCCAAAGCCTCAAAAACCTTCTCGTTCCTTGCTTTCCAGATGTACCATAACAACCAAGGAAACATGGAAGTATTAGCAACCTTTGGCGTGTGTCAGAAAAGATAATCCATATTTGCATATAACGACTCTGATGGGAACACGCTCGGAGCTGTTGGAACCTGAGAAAGCGCCCAAGTTTGGAGAGCAGGCGGGCATAGGAAAATGGCATGATTTATAGATTCCTGCGGATCGCCACACCGACTGCACCTTGGGTCACACCCTATACCTCGATTGTGTAAATTCCTCATGACAGCTACACAACCAGAAAggacttgccacataaaatggtTCACCTTAGGTGGAAACTTGACTTTCCAAACATAAGCTTGCAACGACCAAATATCTGGGCCACAAACCCCCACCAGCGGATCCTTATGAATTGTCTGGTAACCCGTTTTAACCGTATATTTTCCAGTTTTGGTAAAATGCCAACCTAGAGAACCACAGAATGAGGGGTCCTCAACGGCATAGCGCGTATCAAAGAGACATCTTCCAGGACAAAGGTAGTAGTGAGCAAGTCAATCTTCCACGAATTTGTCCCAGTGTCAATGAAATGGTCCACTGTAAGTGACGTGTCAACATTAAAGTCTTGTTGTAAAGCTGGCATCGGGGATTGAGCTGGTATTGAGGGATCTGTCCACACTGAAATGGAAGCCCTAGACCCAACTCTTTTAATAAACCCTTTATTTACCAGAGGTCGAGCGGAGATAAAACTCCTCCATCCATAAAACGGGGAATATGATTTGATAGGTTCCAAAGGATCCGATTTACGGAAATACCAACCTTTGAATACTCTCGAGAAAAGCGAATCCGGCATCGATATCAGCCGCCATAATTGTTTGGCAAGGAGAGCAGCAGTATTAAAATCATCTACACTCCGAAAGCCTAAACCACCATTCGCTTTGCTAGAGCAAAGCTTATTCCAGGCCATCCAATGCATGCCCCCCGAGTGACCGTTAGTATTCCACCAAAAGTTTGATACCGCACTACTTAGTTTTGCTGTGACTGATTTTGGGAGacaaaaacaagacatcacataGGTAGGTAAAGCGGTAGTAACAGATTTTATCATTACCTCTTTGCCCCCTTAGATAAAAGTTTTAAAGACCACCCATTAACCTTGGTATGAAGCCTTTCTCTGACAAAagaaattagttttgttttggacCCACACATGCTCTCCGGTAAACCTAAATAAGTACCCATCCCGCCTAAAGTTGAAATCCCTAAGACTGTTTTCAACTCTTCTTTGGTCTCATCGGGGACCTTATGCCCAAATTGCAGAGAATATTTTGTGAAGTTTATTTGCTGACCTGAAACCCCTTCATACTGTTTTAATATCCGTAAAATGACCTCACGTTGCTCCCTCTTAGCTTGGCAGAAAAACAAgctatcatccgcaaataagAGATGGGATATAGAGGGAGAGGGCCTAGCCACCTATATCCCATTCGGCCTTTTGGATATTCGCAACCAAAACTTCCATGcacaacataaataaatatggtgaCAAAGGGTCGCCCTGGCGAAGCCCACGATTTGGAACTATCAGCCCTTGTGGCTGTCCATTTATAAGAACCGTATACTGCACGGATTGTATACACCACATGATCCAGGTGATCCATTTCTCACAGAAACCCATCTTACGAAGTAGGTGAGCAATAAAAGGCCACTCAACCCGGTCATAGGCTATACTCATATCCATCTTGATTGccatatattttgatttgcACGAAGGGTTCGTGTGGAGGCCGTGAAACATCTCCTGGGCAATAAGAATATTATCAGAAATCAAACGACCGGCTACAAAAGCTGATTGAGTGTCCGAAAGAATATTAGGCAATACCAGTTTTAACTGCTGACAAAGaactttagaaataattttatagcCCACATTGCACAGACTTAGAAATCATTGAGACGTTCATCAAAGGTACCAGATTGAAGGAAGGAATTAACCAATAAGACTAGGTCCACCTTGATAATATGTCAGGCCTTCTGGTAAAAAAGAGTTGTCATACCATCAGGACCAAGTGCCTTTTCCGGATGCATCATGAAGAGCACAAagcgtttttctttttctgtagcTGGCGCTGTCAATATACCATCATCATGATCCATGATAACCGTGGATATCTCCTCCAAGGCATCCTCAAAAACCTCAGGATTTGTGGACGTAAACAGTTCGTCAAAATAAGAAACTGCTACTTGTTGTAAATCTTTTTCCTCTGTTGCCCAAACACCATCTGTATTATAAAGCCCAACAATCCGGTTTCTAGCACGCCGTTGTTTCGTTTGGGCATGAAAATATTTGGAATTATGATCTCCAACCTGCATCCAAAGACTCCGACTCTTCTGCTGCTAGTACACCTCTTCATCCCGATAGGCATCCTTTAACTTTAAAGTTAGATCCAATATGTCCTCCGGAGTCCTTGCATCGTCATGTTGGTAAACATCCAAATCCCATTTTAGCGTTTCAATGGAGTCCCGACCAAAGGGTTGGAGATCCTTCCGCCACCGAGAGATCGATCGTCGACAATTTGTAATTTTCCCGACAAAATCCCCGTCATGTAATACCTGGGAATCCGTCCAGCTATCGGTAGTGGCATCCAGGAGACCTTCCTTACCTACCCACCGTTTATCAAACCGAAAGCACTGTTTCCCCCTAGGAATTTTATCTAAGATAGTGGCCACTAACAGTTTATGATCTGATGCAACCATTGGTAGATATTCCACAAATGACTGACCGAACAACTCATACCAATCCTCATTTGCCAATGCCCAGTCTAACCGGCACTGAATTGGTTTCTTATCTCGTCACCATCGCCAAGATAGAGAATCCCCGAGGAAAGGGAACGGGAATAAATATGTTTTCGCGTTTCAATTGGTTTCTGCTTACAGCCTTGTTATTTTTAtactttgttttaaaattaagtttGTAATAAACTGTTAATAGAACAAACATTGATATTGGAATTCATATAACTGGAGGTTATACATGATTTTGGGAAATAAAATAACTGAAAATATGGTAAAAGAAAATAGATATGATAACAATGAGatggttatatattatttgttttctttgttagaTCATGTAAACGACCTTGACCATAAGCTTGTAGTGGTATAAGCTTGTAGTGGTAGCACTTCTCGCATGTGTTGTCAATGTCATTTAAGTTACACATGTATGGGGCATCATGGCCCATAGTGACTCTAAGAATTCTTCTTTCCTCATGTTCCCGATCCCATGGAGTCCAGTGTTGATGTTTTTTCCAGCAAGCATCAGTATCAATTTAAGTTATTATTCAACGTTTTAAGGGCGTGATCAATTTGCtccaaaacaaatcaagaaaggTCTCAACTTTTTCACCAAAACACAGAAACCCATTAATGCATTCCAGAAACAAACATGTGAACAATAAATTAGTGTGcttcgaaagaagaagaagaagatggcattattgttttttaaaacacaacacCATGTATCAGATCGGAACTCAACATTTCCGGTAAAAACTAAAGAATCGAATCAAAACTAAACAATGCATGACCCATCTCTAAGCTTATCTCTGTAAGTACCACACATCCAGCTGATAATATAAACCCACAAAAGGAGCTGCTGCAAAACAACGACTCGAACAGTTCTCAATCAACGAAGCTGACAAAGTTCaatggatgaagatgatgataacttcaaaacaaataacacaaaaacactTTCAAAGATCCAAACCCAAACGAACGAAATAGAATTATATGGTTTTAGAGAATTAGAGATCATACTCAGATAAATTGATGAGTAGAGGAAGGAATTGCAGATGGGCAGTGACGAAGAAGAGATCAACCATCcacaaaaagattaaaactttatcAGTAATATAACAGAAATAGTCTTTCTCTTGTCTATTCACTAATCTATAATAGCTTATCATGAGAGCAGTTACTGCATATCTATACAAATTAAGCTCTGTTGTCAATAATCAGCTATTGACAATTACCTCTTTCATGGTAGATAACTCAGACTGCAAATGCTGAATATAACTCAATGCTTCAGGTGACAAGTCTCCAAACACTTGATGACTCAGTCTCTCTAATTCTTCAACACAATTCCCTAAATCCTCACCCACTCCCTTCTCAGAACAAAATCTAACATCGTCTTCCAAAGACTGATCCTCCTCCTTTCTAGGATCAATCGGTATGTCAAAGTTCCTCCTAAGTGATACACGACACTCTGCATTCCACAACGTATACTTAATAAAAccacaaagaaaccaaaatccctaaatccACAGTGTTctagaaattaacaaaattgtcatcagacagagagagatagattcaaaatatatactcGGTGATGATGGGAGAGATAAGGAAATGAGAGAGAGGCTGCTCGGAGATGGTAACGGAAACGGAGAATTGATCGGAAGGAAGGAGTCCAAGCATAGAAGAAAAATCGTCTGTTTCATGGAATCCTTAGCTGAATAGGATAAGCCTTAACAGACATATCAAGCGGCTGGATCCGATTCACCAAATTCGCAATCACAGTGAAACCGCAATCCAACTTAGACCGGCGAGTAGATACATACGAATCGTTGGAGGAAACTCTACCACCGCTGAGACAGCTAATCACAACGGAGGAGGAAGACAACACCACAAGATTCGGAGCATAAGGTAACAACCGGCAAGGAGACAAAGAGGAAGACGATGGTGGTGGTTGGTGAAGgattagcttcttctttgataGGTCAGTAACACGAGAGAGCTTGAAGAAGGCATGCTAAGAACATATTCTAGGCTCGACTAAGAAGAATTCGACCATCGATGGGTTTAACATCATCGTCGGAATTGCTGAAATTTGTCGAGAGAGCCATGGCTGGGATCACCAGCTTTGTTTGACCATAGTATAAACggcgaggaagaagagatcgaggaattgggtttttttttccagaatcGAGCAGAATACATGTGTCACACTGACTCcaaagtccgccacaaaggccacacaaacCCCTCCAAGACTTCCTACTGCTAAAATGGataaattctaactcccataaaattttccatatttagcactttccatttttggaaactttccactttaaGAAACTTCCAttttaggaaactttcctccaaaaatcCCGCCTcgcggaaactttgtaccccgagcaccacctcatcttgttactgagtcacacaaccaactaccccaagcgaccgagtaacaagagagatgggctggaatactccattcccgctccagccacggattacagatgggacctagctagacaagttcaagttgcggcttgcttctcataccacttcttaagccttgccttcatcttagcctcaggctcccaagtctgctcctcaacaccatcacagtcacacaggactctcatcaaaggaatcttcttcttccgaagttccttgatcctcctctcgagaaccctcactggccTCGCCTCCACAGTCATGTTAGGcagaagatcctcaggaatcttagccaacacctgttcaccctcacggagacacttccgcaacgtagacacatggaaaaccttttGGAATGCActcataacctcaggtaactccaatctatatgccactggtccaacccgctcaagcACTCTGAATGGACtcatataccttggactcaacttagcctctgacaatgacctgttcggaccccgcaacatggccatcttgaggtacactctgtctcctacctgaaactcaagatctctcctcctcttatcagcataactcctctgcctatcctgagcctccttcctGTTCATCTTGAGAGctcgaatcttctctgaggtctcccgaacaaaactagcaccaaacatgctcttctcccccacctgagtccagcataatggtgtacgacatgatctcccatacaaagcctcataaggagtcatctGAAtgctcgcctgataactgttgttgtaagcaaactctaccagatttaggtgatctgcccaatggccaccccagtccaacacacacatcctcagcaaatcctccagcatCTGGATCGTCCTCACTGATtgtccatcagtctggggatgataagctgtactcatatgcaccttagtgcccatctctgcctgaaatgccttccagaacaccgaagtgaacttagaatccctatcagacacaatgctcgctggcaccccatgcaatctgactatctctctcccatatttcttagccaagaccgctgctccatcagtcttcttaatggccagaaaatgcgctgacttagtcaaccggtccagaatgacccaaatagcatcaaaagtccgtgACACTGATaatcctaccacgaaatccatggtgatcatatcccacttccactcaggaatgggtaaactcttcagtaacccgccaggaacctgatgctcagccttcactagctgacacacatcacacctcgaaacccaactagctacatccttcttcatcccgacccaatgatagtacctcttgagatcacggtacatcttagtcgctcctggatgaatggacaacttgctcgcatgagcctctctcagaatctcctgtctcaactcctcatccttgggcacacaaacccgac from the Camelina sativa cultivar DH55 chromosome 12, Cs, whole genome shotgun sequence genome contains:
- the LOC104731160 gene encoding uncharacterized protein LOC104731160 isoform X1; this encodes MKQTIFLLCLDSFLPINSPFPLPSPSSLSLISLSLPSSPKCRVSLRRNFDIPIDPRKEEDQSLEDDVRFCSEKGVGEDLGNCVEELERLSHQVFGDLSPEALSYIQHLQSELSTMKELLLWVYIISWMCGTYRDKLRDGSCIV
- the LOC104731160 gene encoding uncharacterized protein LOC104731160 isoform X2, with amino-acid sequence MKQTIFLLCLDSFLPINSPFPLPSPSSLSLISLSLPSSPKCRVSLRRNFDIPIDPRKEEDQSLEDDVRFCSEKGVGEDLGNCVEELERLSHQVFGDLSPEALSYIQHLQSELSTMKELDVWYLQR
- the LOC104731160 gene encoding uncharacterized protein LOC104731160 isoform X3 gives rise to the protein MKQTIFLLCLDSFLPINSPFPLPSPSSLSLISLSLPSSPKCRVSLRRNFDIPIDPRKEEDQSLEDDVRFCSEKGVGEDLGNCVEELERLSHQVFGDLSPEALSYIQHLQSELSTMKELR